From a single Lentisphaera profundi genomic region:
- a CDS encoding putative glycoside hydrolase has protein sequence MKRISLATGIVLFCLLRLTGVAQAAQINWGPATDVFLASEVINSGTLIEAFNAGGKKSGSDQTVNGVLFTGTDTLLPLDKNVNFFSGDTGDVAYNALLSSADSGDGKDLVSLEVGGGKLTVGTEYTIQLWYVDNRDNLQISVGDRETPPNVVTLKSKPEKSTPEKSTPEKKITTGQFVVGTFVADASTQTITLKSEGSNNVHISAYQIRDRISAKEMKANLPKQLSAFPFSWDKVTRWAYARKGINKKWKKEEIDIMGTRCKYIWIQEDSEECNNFKKAYPNKMYCFSYINLEKVSYKPNPFEPRYFLYGKNGGISLYSSGQMKYNHANPDCRKWWLKTITEIANSSPKSDVIFIDSLQKALRIAHGDYYDCWRGRVSPDFFGKALIPLLKSLRDELSKDFIIQGNFLRAAGGYTKDGNFSYVRDYIDSAYMEGFEGKGYIHHTIEIVQKAAAQGKMIAPNFHASNKCGNIEEATKKASQAMPTFWARLEAKKPTPKGKKLRPKDQNVFNKAQKEQDALACMYSNFDFKLAYFLIMAGENSYMRISNQVVAERAGTDMFGIVPPFPEFDRKLGRPISAGVRVSATTWQRKFEYCKVTLNVDHDIADIDWSYRSDDKYGTENMALGKPATQSSTVEGGVASRAVDGNTDGDMSKGSVNQTGSGPAWWQVDLEAIREIGKIDVWNRTGKESSRTADFYVMVSMDPFLSKDLKETLAQPGVTAVKVDGKCGTPSSLPFNIAGRYVRVQLTATAGIINMAEVQVWSALARKNNPPVATGQSVKMAINNALDITLSGSDVELDTLTASLDTMPSHGKVTLVGNVATYQPDKDYSGPDSFTFKVKDADLTSKATATVSIAVESLLYAHWAFDETTGSVAKDSSGYGRDGTIVNGKWVKGVKGNALNFNGTSTTVKLPASTFASISDEITIAMWVNGGDESTKGCNIFSAPAGSGKKEGLGILLPFSSGFVYWDAGKGEKGLDRIRKRAKPDQYKGAWNHWVFTKDAKTGVMSIYHNGALFMTGTGKIGSIGTISGASIGGAGS, from the coding sequence ATGAAACGGATTTCACTTGCAACAGGTATTGTTTTATTTTGTTTACTAAGATTGACAGGCGTGGCTCAGGCGGCGCAGATTAACTGGGGCCCGGCGACGGATGTTTTCTTGGCTTCGGAAGTGATTAACAGCGGAACGCTGATTGAGGCCTTTAATGCGGGCGGAAAAAAGTCCGGTAGCGATCAAACGGTAAACGGCGTGCTGTTTACCGGCACCGACACGCTCCTGCCTTTGGACAAGAATGTAAACTTCTTTTCCGGAGATACAGGCGACGTGGCCTACAATGCGCTGCTCAGTTCCGCTGATTCCGGCGACGGCAAGGATCTCGTTTCTCTAGAGGTCGGCGGCGGAAAACTGACTGTCGGCACCGAATATACGATTCAGTTGTGGTATGTTGATAATCGCGACAATCTCCAGATATCTGTCGGTGACAGAGAGACCCCTCCAAACGTGGTTACGCTGAAGAGTAAGCCCGAGAAGAGTACCCCCGAGAAGAGTACCCCCGAGAAGAAGATTACCACCGGGCAGTTTGTGGTCGGCACCTTTGTTGCCGACGCAAGTACACAGACGATTACACTCAAGTCAGAAGGTTCGAACAATGTGCACATCTCAGCCTATCAGATTCGTGACCGCATTAGTGCTAAAGAGATGAAGGCTAATTTACCTAAGCAGCTGTCTGCGTTCCCATTTTCCTGGGATAAAGTAACGCGCTGGGCATATGCCCGAAAAGGCATAAATAAAAAATGGAAAAAAGAAGAGATAGATATAATGGGTACTAGGTGTAAGTACATCTGGATTCAGGAAGACAGCGAGGAATGCAACAACTTTAAGAAAGCCTACCCTAATAAGATGTATTGTTTTTCCTACATCAACCTGGAAAAGGTTTCTTATAAGCCGAATCCTTTCGAACCTAGGTATTTTCTGTATGGCAAAAATGGCGGAATATCCCTTTACTCAAGCGGGCAGATGAAATATAATCATGCAAACCCCGATTGTCGTAAATGGTGGCTGAAGACTATCACAGAGATAGCCAACTCTTCTCCTAAGTCAGATGTTATTTTCATAGATAGTCTGCAGAAAGCATTGAGAATAGCCCACGGTGATTATTATGACTGTTGGCGTGGTCGCGTATCCCCTGATTTTTTTGGAAAAGCCCTGATCCCCTTACTCAAGTCCCTAAGAGACGAGCTTTCTAAAGATTTTATCATCCAAGGTAATTTCTTAAGAGCCGCCGGCGGCTATACCAAGGACGGCAACTTCTCTTATGTTAGAGATTATATCGACAGTGCATACATGGAAGGATTTGAGGGAAAGGGCTATATACATCACACCATTGAAATTGTCCAAAAGGCCGCTGCCCAAGGGAAAATGATCGCACCCAATTTCCATGCTTCAAATAAGTGCGGGAATATCGAGGAAGCGACAAAAAAAGCAAGCCAGGCTATGCCAACTTTTTGGGCAAGGCTTGAAGCTAAGAAGCCAACACCTAAAGGTAAGAAGCTAAGGCCTAAAGATCAGAATGTATTTAATAAAGCTCAGAAGGAACAAGATGCATTAGCCTGTATGTATTCCAACTTTGATTTCAAACTGGCATATTTCCTTATAATGGCCGGCGAGAATTCATATATGCGCATTTCAAATCAGGTTGTGGCGGAGCGTGCAGGGACAGACATGTTTGGGATTGTCCCGCCATTCCCGGAATTTGACAGAAAACTGGGTAGGCCTATTTCTGCCGGTGTCAGGGTAAGCGCTACCACCTGGCAACGGAAATTTGAATATTGCAAGGTGACTCTGAATGTTGATCATGACATCGCAGATATCGACTGGAGTTATCGCAGTGATGATAAATATGGAACAGAAAATATGGCTCTAGGCAAGCCGGCTACTCAGAGTAGCACTGTTGAGGGAGGTGTTGCTTCAAGAGCGGTTGATGGTAATACTGACGGGGATATGTCTAAGGGGTCTGTCAATCAGACTGGTAGTGGACCGGCCTGGTGGCAAGTCGATCTGGAAGCAATTAGGGAAATCGGCAAGATAGACGTCTGGAACCGGACAGGTAAGGAATCATCTCGTACTGCTGACTTTTATGTTATGGTCTCAATGGATCCTTTTTTATCAAAAGACCTAAAAGAGACCCTGGCTCAGCCGGGTGTAACCGCTGTCAAGGTCGACGGCAAATGCGGTACTCCGTCTTCTCTACCGTTCAATATCGCAGGCCGGTATGTCCGGGTTCAGTTAACCGCTACCGCCGGGATTATAAATATGGCTGAAGTCCAAGTCTGGTCGGCGCTGGCGCGGAAGAATAATCCACCTGTCGCCACCGGGCAGAGCGTGAAAATGGCTATCAATAACGCCCTTGACATTACGCTCAGCGGAAGTGATGTTGAACTGGACACCTTGACGGCATCGCTCGATACCATGCCGAGTCATGGAAAGGTAACTCTGGTTGGCAATGTGGCAACCTATCAGCCGGACAAGGATTACTCCGGTCCGGACAGCTTCACCTTCAAGGTGAAGGATGCAGACTTAACCAGCAAGGCGACGGCCACTGTCTCTATCGCGGTCGAATCATTGCTGTACGCTCATTGGGCGTTTGATGAGACCACCGGATCGGTCGCTAAGGATTCGTCTGGATACGGACGGGACGGCACCATAGTCAATGGGAAATGGGTAAAAGGGGTCAAAGGCAATGCGCTCAACTTTAATGGCACCAGCACGACCGTGAAATTGCCCGCGTCAACCTTCGCTTCGATCAGTGACGAAATCACGATTGCGATGTGGGTTAATGGGGGTGACGAGTCGACGAAGGGTTGCAATATCTTCAGTGCTCCGGCTGGGTCTGGCAAAAAGGAGGGGTTAGGTATTCTTCTGCCGTTTTCCTCCGGCTTTGTTTATTGGGATGCCGGAAAAGGCGAAAAGGGGCTTGATCGCATTAGGAAGCGGGCGAAGCCGGATCAGTATAAAGGCGCGTGGAACCATTGGGTCTTTACCAAAGATGCGAAGACTGGTGTGATGAGCATCTATCACAATGGAGCGTTATTTATGACTGGTACCGGCAAAATAGGCTCGATCGGAACGATCTCTGGCGCCTCCATAGGGGGGGCGGGAAGTTGA
- a CDS encoding endonuclease/exonuclease/phosphatase family protein, whose product MIKKTIRTMTTTAMLLAAVASVVTPLHAENEKPREITTLRVMTYNVYRGGTSRGQSLSQTAKVIQEAKADVVGLQEIGANAENLAQLLGWNRYGNILTRYEIVEEKRDGIKIKLPSGQESYIFNLHLPSNPYQPYQLMGIRPKFKKHRDTPFIKTEAEAIDGARKARGRDIARLLRVVRFLPDKEVPVFVVGDFNEPSHLDWTEAAAKAGRHPMKVEYPSSKAIAKAGFGDAYRTIYPDEMKKPGFTWSPIYKADDSKTHHDRIDFIYFKGKGVKVTDAKIIGENSENADIVVSPYPSDHRAVVATFTLANQGK is encoded by the coding sequence ATGATTAAGAAAACAATTCGCACAATGACTACCACAGCAATGCTGCTCGCTGCAGTGGCGTCTGTTGTCACACCCCTGCACGCAGAAAACGAGAAGCCCCGCGAAATCACCACCCTAAGGGTCATGACTTACAATGTCTATCGCGGTGGCACGAGCCGTGGGCAAAGCTTGTCCCAAACGGCCAAGGTGATTCAAGAGGCAAAGGCAGATGTGGTCGGCCTTCAGGAGATCGGCGCCAATGCGGAGAACTTGGCACAGTTACTAGGTTGGAATCGCTACGGCAATATCTTGACGCGTTATGAGATTGTCGAGGAGAAGAGAGATGGCATCAAGATCAAACTCCCATCGGGCCAGGAGTCCTACATCTTCAACCTTCACCTGCCATCCAACCCTTATCAGCCCTACCAGCTTATGGGCATTCGACCAAAGTTTAAGAAACACAGGGATACCCCCTTCATCAAGACCGAGGCTGAGGCGATAGACGGCGCAAGAAAGGCGCGCGGTAGAGACATCGCAAGACTTCTCAGGGTGGTACGGTTCCTCCCCGACAAAGAGGTACCTGTTTTTGTGGTCGGCGATTTCAACGAACCCTCGCACCTTGACTGGACCGAAGCAGCAGCCAAAGCCGGTCGCCATCCCATGAAAGTGGAATATCCCAGCTCTAAGGCCATCGCCAAAGCAGGCTTTGGCGATGCCTATCGCACGATCTACCCCGACGAAATGAAAAAACCCGGCTTTACCTGGTCGCCCATTTACAAAGCCGATGACTCCAAGACCCACCATGATCGCATTGATTTTATCTACTTCAAAGGCAAGGGAGTCAAAGTGACCGACGCAAAGATCATCGGTGAAAACAGCGAGAACGCCGATATCGTCGTTTCCCCTTATCCCTCTGACCACCGCGCCGTGGTCGCGACTTTTACGCTAGCTAATCAAGGAAAATAA
- a CDS encoding glycoside hydrolase family 95-like protein: MPFAFKSGKVTGLRARGGLAVDIESKNGKLVSATILSLVGTDCSVLYKGKTRQLYLKQGQTIQLVEKNF, encoded by the coding sequence CTGCCTTTTGCATTCAAGAGCGGCAAGGTGACCGGGCTCCGGGCAAGAGGCGGGTTAGCTGTCGATATCGAGTCGAAAAATGGCAAGCTGGTCTCTGCTACCATACTCAGTCTGGTAGGAACAGATTGTAGCGTTCTTTACAAAGGGAAAACACGTCAACTATACCTAAAACAGGGTCAGACAATTCAGCTTGTTGAAAAAAATTTCTGA
- a CDS encoding sialate O-acetylesterase: MNKVSETLIILMLAGLSITIANAKPNQEKAQEKAKAAPSAGTLRLPKIIGSNMVLQRNSRIKIWGWGKVGSTVSVKGSWLDKSETGKVDKDGSWNLFLQSAGAGGPHKIQITDSVSNVVLDNILFGEVWIASGQSNMEMTVGKVSGVYKGVIDYENELKNAVYPEIRLFQVGNFSSKIPMNDVENGISMYKVPVSKSTWGSCTPESVRVFAASAYFFAREIHRELKVPVGIIDSSWGGTLAEAWTPLETLKELGYTKEVNKAKTAKQNPRAKVPSRLYNGMIHPLTSLKIRGVIWYQGEGNTGRAAGKYKTLFTAMIESWRKQFAYEFPFYFAQIAPCRSYGKKESAYLREAQFQSLELSKTGMVGTMDIATVEDIHPPNKQDVGRRFALLALKNDYGKSVVSMGPRYKSFKIDGNKISIQFEDSESPLATRDGKTPSHFLVAGEDKVFHAATEVLMKDDEVVVHSEKVSAPKAVRFAFDNISVSNLMNKEGLPAFSFRTDRW; encoded by the coding sequence ATGAATAAAGTAAGTGAAACACTAATTATACTAATGCTTGCGGGTCTCTCAATAACTATCGCTAATGCAAAGCCCAATCAGGAAAAGGCTCAAGAGAAAGCAAAGGCTGCGCCTTCAGCAGGCACATTGCGTTTACCAAAAATTATTGGGTCAAATATGGTTCTGCAACGAAACAGTAGAATTAAGATCTGGGGTTGGGGTAAGGTCGGAAGCACGGTTTCTGTGAAAGGCAGCTGGTTGGATAAATCAGAAACAGGCAAAGTGGATAAGGATGGTTCATGGAACCTGTTTTTGCAAAGTGCAGGAGCGGGTGGTCCCCACAAGATTCAGATTACTGACAGCGTATCTAATGTTGTTCTGGACAATATACTATTCGGCGAAGTCTGGATCGCTTCAGGGCAGTCAAATATGGAAATGACGGTGGGAAAAGTGAGTGGGGTTTACAAGGGCGTTATTGATTATGAGAATGAACTCAAAAATGCCGTCTATCCTGAGATTCGCCTGTTTCAGGTCGGTAATTTCAGCAGCAAGATCCCCATGAACGATGTCGAAAATGGTATCAGCATGTATAAAGTCCCTGTTTCAAAGTCGACTTGGGGTTCTTGCACACCGGAGTCTGTCAGGGTTTTTGCCGCATCGGCATATTTCTTTGCCCGCGAGATCCATCGCGAACTGAAAGTACCTGTCGGCATTATTGATTCTTCATGGGGTGGAACGCTTGCTGAAGCCTGGACGCCGCTTGAGACGCTAAAGGAACTGGGGTATACCAAAGAGGTAAATAAGGCGAAGACCGCCAAGCAAAACCCCCGTGCAAAGGTCCCGTCCCGACTTTACAATGGCATGATTCACCCACTTACTTCACTGAAGATTCGTGGCGTGATTTGGTATCAGGGTGAGGGCAATACAGGTAGAGCAGCCGGTAAGTACAAAACATTATTCACAGCAATGATTGAATCATGGCGTAAGCAATTCGCTTATGAATTTCCTTTTTACTTTGCCCAGATTGCTCCCTGCAGAAGTTATGGGAAGAAAGAGTCGGCCTATCTCAGAGAGGCTCAGTTTCAGTCTTTGGAACTCAGCAAAACCGGGATGGTCGGAACCATGGATATTGCCACGGTCGAAGATATTCATCCCCCGAACAAGCAGGATGTCGGCCGACGCTTTGCGCTACTGGCATTGAAAAATGATTACGGCAAGTCCGTGGTTTCTATGGGACCGCGCTATAAAAGTTTTAAAATAGATGGGAATAAGATCTCCATTCAATTCGAGGACTCAGAAAGCCCCCTGGCAACACGTGACGGCAAAACACCGAGTCACTTTCTTGTCGCTGGTGAAGATAAAGTTTTTCATGCCGCTACGGAGGTTCTTATGAAGGATGATGAGGTCGTCGTGCACTCGGAAAAAGTCTCTGCCCCAAAAGCTGTGCGTTTCGCTTTTGACAATATCAGTGTTTCAAACCTGATGAATAAGGAAGGCTTGCCTGCATTTTCATTTAGAACGGATCGTTGGTAG
- a CDS encoding IS1595 family transposase: MPKNKVQFQVGVSFPEFIKTFGTEEQCSAYLESCKWPNGFKCDTCDSDKYYRYKSGSRTIFQCKACRKNHRLTAGTLFHRTKVPLQKWFLALHQISQSKNSVSALELHRHIDVNYKTAWLIKQKIMQMMYEQDSKYKLKGLVEIDDAYLGGRLEEGKRGRGSENKSPFIAAVETNENRNPVFVKLSPVSGFSYEVIKQWAIDNLEENCDTISDGLRGFSVLKEVSNHSVLVTSKAKKEEIESTFKWVNTILSNIKTSISGTFHSLKFDKYGFRYLADLQFRLNRRFDLRKMFFGLISKAMATSQKPVKYLNTSLTG, from the coding sequence ATGCCTAAGAATAAAGTTCAGTTTCAAGTTGGAGTTAGCTTTCCAGAATTCATCAAAACTTTTGGAACCGAAGAACAATGTAGTGCTTACCTGGAAAGCTGTAAGTGGCCTAATGGCTTTAAATGTGACACATGCGATAGTGATAAGTATTATCGCTATAAATCAGGAAGCCGCACAATCTTTCAATGTAAAGCCTGCCGTAAAAACCATCGCTTAACAGCGGGTACTTTATTTCATCGAACGAAAGTTCCTCTCCAGAAATGGTTCTTAGCTCTCCATCAAATAAGTCAATCAAAGAACAGTGTTTCAGCATTAGAATTACACCGTCACATTGATGTGAACTATAAAACTGCTTGGTTAATAAAGCAGAAAATTATGCAGATGATGTATGAGCAGGACAGTAAGTATAAACTTAAAGGCTTGGTTGAAATAGACGATGCTTACCTAGGCGGTCGACTGGAAGAAGGTAAACGAGGTAGAGGTTCAGAAAATAAGTCTCCATTTATAGCTGCCGTAGAAACTAACGAAAATCGGAATCCAGTTTTTGTTAAACTGAGTCCTGTATCGGGTTTTTCTTATGAAGTTATTAAACAATGGGCTATAGATAATCTTGAGGAGAACTGTGATACAATTTCAGATGGACTTAGAGGTTTCAGTGTCTTAAAAGAAGTAAGTAATCATAGCGTTTTAGTTACTAGTAAAGCAAAAAAAGAAGAAATAGAAAGTACTTTTAAATGGGTCAATACAATTTTAAGTAACATCAAAACCTCAATTTCGGGGACTTTCCACTCTTTAAAATTCGATAAATATGGTTTCAGGTACCTTGCGGATTTACAGTTTAGGCTCAATAGAAGATTTGACCTCAGGAAAATGTTTTTTGGCTTAATATCTAAAGCTATGGCTACATCACAGAAACCTGTTAAATATCTTAATACATCGTTAACTGGTTAA